In the Thalassoglobus sp. JC818 genome, one interval contains:
- a CDS encoding TrkH family potassium uptake protein — protein sequence MNWPIVARMLGLLGLLVGASMAFSLPWAFPAMGQVETFEARGFWGLVFAMLCSLAISGALYAWGHQSKSSILRKEAFATVGMGWILAGVLGALPFLFSGSERSPGVKMTPIDAFFESVSGFTTTGASLLTELEDPEVIPRCIMFWRCFTHWLGGMGIIVLFVAILGQLGAGGKAMLKREVPGPITESVRPRVQESAIVMWTIYVVFSGIETVLLMSCGVSLYESLCHTFGTMATGGFSTHNSSVGFYNGGPVEFIIIIFMLLAGVNFSLYYLVFRRHHKDSWTKRLKHLTSDAELRAYLMIILVVTILLTISLMVNGYYRNLFVALQHSLFATVSIITTTGFGTEDFSNWSEFAKGLLFLLMFVGGCAGSTAGGIKVIRWVLLGKIFILEIEKSFRPNVVRPLRLGGIVVEERIRHDVVVYFCMVMVIFLGSWLLLITIEPDDLWKTHGEHGIAEKLLDCGTAVAATLNNVGPGLGVIGPTENFSNFSQQGKWLLTMLMLLGRLELFAILVLLTPRFWRQQ from the coding sequence ATGAACTGGCCCATTGTTGCACGGATGCTCGGACTGCTCGGATTGCTCGTGGGGGCATCCATGGCCTTCAGTCTGCCGTGGGCATTCCCGGCCATGGGACAAGTGGAAACGTTCGAAGCACGCGGATTCTGGGGTCTCGTCTTCGCAATGCTTTGCAGCCTCGCAATCAGCGGGGCTTTGTACGCCTGGGGACATCAAAGCAAGTCTTCAATCCTCAGGAAGGAAGCATTCGCCACCGTCGGCATGGGTTGGATTCTCGCTGGAGTCCTGGGTGCGCTCCCCTTTCTATTCTCGGGAAGCGAGCGATCTCCCGGCGTTAAAATGACTCCTATCGACGCGTTCTTTGAGTCGGTTTCCGGATTTACGACGACGGGTGCCTCGCTTCTCACCGAACTTGAAGATCCCGAAGTCATTCCCCGCTGCATCATGTTCTGGCGATGCTTCACTCACTGGCTGGGCGGCATGGGAATTATCGTCCTCTTCGTCGCAATTCTCGGCCAGTTGGGGGCAGGGGGGAAGGCGATGCTGAAACGCGAAGTCCCCGGCCCGATCACCGAATCTGTCCGTCCGCGGGTTCAGGAATCTGCCATTGTGATGTGGACGATATACGTCGTCTTCAGCGGAATCGAAACTGTCTTGCTGATGTCGTGCGGAGTTTCTCTATACGAATCGCTGTGCCATACGTTCGGGACCATGGCAACCGGAGGATTCAGCACTCACAACTCCAGCGTAGGCTTCTACAATGGAGGGCCGGTTGAGTTCATTATCATCATCTTCATGTTGCTCGCGGGAGTGAACTTCTCGCTTTACTACCTGGTCTTTCGCCGACACCACAAAGACAGCTGGACGAAGCGGCTGAAGCATTTGACGAGCGACGCCGAGCTGCGTGCGTACCTGATGATCATTCTGGTGGTCACCATCCTGCTCACAATCAGCCTGATGGTGAACGGTTACTACAGAAATCTGTTCGTGGCTTTGCAGCACAGCTTGTTCGCCACGGTCTCGATCATCACGACAACAGGATTCGGCACGGAAGACTTTTCCAACTGGAGCGAATTCGCGAAGGGTCTGCTGTTCCTGCTGATGTTCGTGGGAGGTTGTGCTGGCTCGACGGCAGGGGGAATCAAGGTCATTCGCTGGGTTCTGCTCGGCAAGATATTCATCCTCGAGATCGAAAAATCATTTCGACCGAATGTGGTTCGCCCCCTTCGACTCGGAGGGATCGTCGTCGAAGAACGCATTCGCCACGACGTCGTCGTTTACTTTTGTATGGTGATGGTCATTTTCCTGGGAAGCTGGCTTTTGCTGATTACCATCGAACCTGACGATCTCTGGAAAACGCACGGTGAACACGGAATTGCAGAGAAACTTCTCGACTGCGGAACGGCTGTCGCAGCCACGTTGAATAACGTCGGCCCCGGCCTGGGAGTCATTGGACCGACGGAAAACTTCTCGAATTTTTCGCAGCAGGGGAAGTGGCTTCTGACCATGTTGATGTTGCTGGGCAGGCTCGAACTGTTCGCCATTCTGGTGTTGCTGACGCCCCGCTTCTGGCGGCAACAGTAG
- a CDS encoding DUF1598 domain-containing protein has protein sequence MRHSLKFLLCCAILVIISPFNLPAQQQPGGGNGNGNGNGNNGNQNVGGILIDADGIVSTSPTRRISRSELKDLQSAFAEQLGDPTLIEQNEARVLSLKQLDEALRSSLASESEVPPAIAYLAGLQRIDYVVIDPEQQDIRIVGPAEGFGPGPDGQILGNTTGRPPMKLDDFVVALRSTVSGQNEIGVSIDPTNENLSKLQNFVRANSSVTSTASAQRRIRTMATILGNQQVSIWGVPDDSHFALALVEADLRMKRIALGLDPSGVRGISSHLALLRPQGNSLQRWWFMPLYEPIGTNAEKTVFAIKGQRAQLMAQEEISDATGDRSASSVTRKSTERFAQQFTEHFEELAARQPAFAELQSLYDLALAGALIDQNWDRGNVEDAFPTLMQDDRLPLEVYSPPRFVESRSTTKKAGGVLLGLVGGVTIDAGRVARDVRDEGVSALPGTQSPAPEGSWWWNPQEGR, from the coding sequence ATGCGTCACTCTCTCAAGTTTCTGCTTTGCTGTGCAATTCTCGTGATCATCAGCCCTTTTAACCTTCCGGCCCAACAACAGCCGGGCGGCGGGAACGGAAATGGAAATGGCAACGGGAACAACGGAAATCAGAACGTCGGCGGAATTCTGATCGACGCTGACGGAATCGTCAGCACGTCTCCAACGCGAAGAATCTCAAGGTCTGAACTCAAGGACCTTCAATCCGCTTTCGCTGAGCAACTTGGAGATCCCACTTTAATCGAACAGAACGAAGCGAGAGTTCTTTCGTTGAAGCAACTCGATGAGGCACTACGCTCCAGCCTTGCGAGCGAATCGGAAGTTCCGCCTGCCATCGCCTATCTCGCTGGTCTTCAGCGCATCGACTACGTCGTCATCGATCCAGAACAACAAGACATTCGAATCGTCGGCCCGGCAGAAGGTTTCGGACCGGGGCCGGACGGACAGATTCTGGGCAACACCACCGGACGTCCTCCGATGAAGTTGGACGATTTTGTCGTGGCGCTTCGCTCAACGGTTTCTGGACAAAATGAAATCGGCGTTTCGATTGATCCGACGAATGAGAACCTGTCAAAGCTTCAGAACTTCGTGCGTGCCAACTCGAGTGTGACCTCCACTGCTTCTGCCCAGCGTCGCATTCGAACGATGGCCACGATTCTGGGGAACCAGCAAGTTTCTATCTGGGGTGTTCCCGACGATTCTCACTTTGCGCTCGCACTCGTTGAAGCGGACTTGCGAATGAAACGCATTGCCCTCGGATTGGATCCTTCAGGAGTGCGGGGCATTTCCAGCCATCTCGCACTACTTCGCCCTCAGGGAAACAGCTTGCAGCGATGGTGGTTCATGCCGCTCTACGAACCGATCGGAACGAACGCCGAGAAAACTGTTTTCGCAATCAAAGGTCAACGAGCCCAATTGATGGCACAGGAAGAAATCTCGGATGCGACAGGAGACCGTTCGGCCTCGTCCGTCACGCGGAAGTCTACTGAGCGCTTCGCTCAACAATTCACCGAACACTTCGAAGAACTCGCAGCCCGGCAACCCGCCTTCGCAGAGCTTCAAAGCTTGTACGATCTGGCTCTCGCCGGAGCGTTGATTGATCAGAATTGGGATCGGGGAAACGTGGAAGATGCCTTCCCCACACTGATGCAGGATGATCGACTTCCGCTCGAAGTCTACAGCCCTCCACGTTTCGTTGAATCGAGATCGACGACCAAGAAGGCGGGCGGCGTCCTCCTCGGGCTTGTTGGAGGCGTTACGATCGATGCTGGACGAGTTGCGCGTGATGTACGCGACGAAGGAGTTTCCGCTTTACCAGGAACGCAGTCTCCTGCTCCCGAAGGCAGCTGGTGGTGGAACCCGCAAGAAGGTCGTTGA
- the crcB gene encoding fluoride efflux transporter CrcB: MQWLAVALGGSLGAMLRFALSQWVVRRFPVGTLVVNVVGCFLIGLLISLAVKTKWPGPTMQCFLIGGFLGSLTTFSTFAYQTFELSAEESLSWGMLNLFSNLVLGLALVWLGIVTGEAIAATFESSN, encoded by the coding sequence ATGCAATGGTTGGCAGTTGCTTTGGGAGGGAGCCTTGGGGCGATGCTGCGATTCGCGCTGAGTCAATGGGTGGTCCGGCGTTTTCCTGTCGGAACACTTGTCGTTAACGTCGTCGGCTGCTTCTTGATTGGTCTATTGATTTCACTGGCTGTGAAAACGAAATGGCCCGGACCGACGATGCAGTGTTTTCTCATCGGGGGATTTCTGGGATCACTAACGACGTTTTCGACCTTCGCTTATCAAACGTTTGAGCTGTCAGCGGAAGAGAGCTTGAGCTGGGGAATGCTCAACCTGTTCTCGAATCTTGTTCTCGGCCTAGCTCTCGTCTGGTTGGGAATCGTCACGGGCGAAGCGATCGCTGCGACGTTTGAGTCGTCGAACTGA
- a CDS encoding DUF5658 family protein, whose amino-acid sequence MNQDSENSDAVSEVGEHETERSWSDLLVGHLPLEAETAMFILVNVLDFLMTYLLLSTGKFRESNPVAEFFLNHWGPVQGMLYFKLSLVVVVCVIAQIIALKKPATARWLLNFGTVVVVGVVVYSLTIFLRAGA is encoded by the coding sequence ATGAACCAGGATTCCGAGAACTCTGACGCAGTTTCGGAAGTAGGCGAACACGAAACAGAGCGATCATGGTCAGATTTGCTCGTCGGTCACCTTCCACTCGAAGCTGAAACCGCGATGTTCATTCTGGTGAACGTCCTCGATTTTCTGATGACCTACCTGCTTCTCTCCACAGGTAAGTTTCGAGAGTCGAACCCCGTTGCGGAGTTCTTTCTAAATCATTGGGGGCCAGTGCAGGGGATGCTTTACTTCAAGCTTTCGCTGGTCGTTGTCGTCTGTGTCATCGCTCAGATCATCGCACTGAAGAAGCCAGCCACTGCCCGCTGGCTATTGAATTTCGGAACAGTCGTTGTTGTCGGAGTGGTCGTCTACAGCCTCACGATTTTCCTTCGGGCGGGAGCCTGA